In the Mastacembelus armatus chromosome 16, fMasArm1.2, whole genome shotgun sequence genome, acagacaggcaagACGAGAAGACAAGCAGCTGTCAAACCAAGCAgcacacaaaccaaaccaaaagcACAGAAACCAAAAGCCAAGACTCGCAAACCTACAGCCaaatcacaaaaactaaaaaacaagaCTCACAAGCCAGCAGGCAAATcgcaaaaactaaaaaacaagaCTCACAAGCCAGCAGGCAAATcgcaaaaactaaaaaacaagaCTCACAAACCAGCAGGCAAATcgcaaaaactaaaaaacaagaCTCACAAACCAGCAGgcaaatcacaaaaacaaagactgaagacAGCCAAAGCAAGACAAAAACCCACAGTGCCAGGAAGGATAAAAAAAAGATCTACAGCAAACAAAGCTGCAAGAGTGAGAAAGACAGCCAGGAAGGCTCAAAGGACTCGGTGACGTCAACCAGcaccaaacagaaaaatatataaattttacTGGGAAAGACAACGAAAACAGAGGCTTCCTAAAACAAAATtgcaattaaaaacacagcaacgAAGGATCACCAGGAGAAGGACTTATTACTATTAGGGTGTATTTTATGGTGAGCACTCAGCAGTAATAAACCTTTTAGCAAACTGAAATTGTACATTTTGTAGTTAGGTTTCCTAATAGTTAAAATCActagttttcattttacacTTAGGGGGAAAAATCcctgtattatttttttctccactgttcTATAGTGACATATCTCTCAGTATTAAAACAAATCATACGTTAAgtaataattcattttaatgtaattgtactGATCCATTATCCAAAAAGGACAAATTGTTACAGTTTGTAGAAAAACAGCCATGTTTCTGAATGGAAACTGGGTACAAAACCTAATGTGCATTCCACATAGTGGTCAAACACCATCACACTCTTGTACACATAACAGGATGTCTATAGTCCAATGGGGCTCTCATGTTCTCACATCCATTCCACGTCCATTGAAAAATTGTCTGTGTAATCCACTGACTCATCAGTAGTTCATTATAGCTGTCACAGGACACCCCAGACCTCCTCAAAGGCAGAGCACATCTTGGCACAGGTCAGTGCAGCAGAGAGGGGGTAATTGCTGATGGACACAGTCTTTTCTGTGTAGTCCACATTCACCTATTAAAGACAGCCAAATCAGTAAGACAGATATTTGACACCCCTAAGCAGTCAATCTGCTACCTTCTGAGGCCATTTCTCACCGCTCCATGTGCAAATGCTCCAATCACAATTGCGGCTGGTCCCTCTGGCACTAAAGACCGGGGGCAAACAGGCTCTCCTGCAGAGAAGGAGGTGGCGATTCGAGGGCAGCCAGGTGGCAGGTGGTCAGACACTGGATTTTTAATCATCCTCAGAAGCTTCTGTGGGCCATCGGCCGCCCTGACACTCAGCTTGTGCAGCAGCTGAACTGAGatagaaaaaggaaaagtgaaagATCAGGTACAGATGAGGTTAAGACCACCTGTTTTGTTCTTTAACTACACAAAAAGCCAATCATCATATActatataaatagaaaacacaacacagggCCTTGTTTACCCATGAGGCCACAGAAGCGGGTAAAGGTTCTTGGGATGCGCGTCTGTGGGTTGACCTCTATTAGggcatttttctctgtgtggatGTAAACCTGCAGCAGG is a window encoding:
- the emg1 gene encoding ribosomal RNA small subunit methyltransferase NEP1, producing the protein MAAPGGKKRGLEHLDEYEPKPAKHLRSLHDRMAERRLVVILEGASLETVKVGKTFELLNCDQHKNIIIKSGRDPGHIRPDITHQCLLMLMDSPLNRAGLLQVYIHTEKNALIEVNPQTRIPRTFTRFCGLMVQLLHKLSVRAADGPQKLLRMIKNPVSDHLPPGCPRIATSFSAGEPVCPRSLVPEGPAAIVIGAFAHGAVNVDYTEKTVSISNYPLSAALTCAKMCSAFEEVWGVL